A genomic stretch from Chitinophagaceae bacterium includes:
- a CDS encoding glycosyltransferase family 4 protein: MQQRKIRFLALTAFSSMGGIEKFNRAFMKAMIDLQQPLNFQASFAGMYDDHSDAAYVPPESFQAYSGKRIRFVLQNVLQSLRVDELIIGHMNLAMVGVLYKLLRPSKKLTVICHGIEVFEPVSGIKKKILQKADQILAVSTFTKNKLVELQQLPAEKISVFPNTLDPHFQLPDEFSKPTYLQKRYGLSEQHKVIFTLTRLNSEEGYKGYDKVISILPQLVKSGLRFKYILAGKADDTEKKRMQKLITANGLEEYVLMPGFIADEEVTAHYLLADVFVMPSKGEGFGIVYLEAMACGLPVIAGNKDGSTEALQFGELGTLIDPDNEEQLQEAIQIVLHQQKEPGQLQQKMLNFFSFDHYKERLVHSIRF, from the coding sequence ATGCAGCAGCGTAAGATCCGGTTTCTTGCATTGACTGCTTTTTCAAGTATGGGCGGAATTGAAAAATTCAACCGGGCTTTTATGAAAGCCATGATTGATTTACAACAACCGCTGAATTTCCAGGCATCCTTTGCAGGTATGTATGACGATCATTCGGATGCAGCTTATGTACCACCCGAAAGTTTCCAGGCTTACTCCGGTAAACGTATCCGGTTTGTACTGCAGAATGTATTACAGTCGCTGCGGGTTGATGAACTGATCATTGGCCATATGAATCTTGCAATGGTTGGAGTGTTATATAAACTCCTGCGGCCATCCAAAAAATTAACGGTTATCTGTCATGGTATTGAAGTGTTTGAACCGGTGAGCGGAATTAAAAAAAAAATATTGCAGAAGGCTGATCAGATACTGGCTGTAAGTACGTTCACCAAAAATAAATTAGTTGAACTGCAGCAACTGCCTGCAGAAAAGATCAGTGTTTTTCCCAATACACTGGATCCGCATTTTCAACTGCCTGATGAGTTTTCGAAGCCAACTTATTTACAAAAAAGATACGGACTCAGTGAACAGCATAAAGTAATTTTTACTTTAACCCGTTTGAACAGTGAAGAAGGGTACAAAGGTTATGATAAAGTAATCAGCATCTTACCGCAATTAGTAAAGAGCGGATTGCGGTTTAAATATATTCTTGCCGGTAAAGCAGATGATACGGAGAAGAAGCGGATGCAAAAATTGATTACTGCCAACGGGTTAGAGGAATATGTGCTGATGCCAGGCTTTATAGCAGATGAGGAGGTAACAGCACATTATTTATTAGCTGATGTTTTTGTGATGCCCAGCAAAGGCGAAGGATTTGGTATTGTGTACTTAGAAGCCATGGCCTGCGGGCTGCCAGTGATTGCAGGCAATAAAGATGGCAGTACAGAAGCATTGCAGTTTGGTGAACTGGGAACATTGATTGATCCTGATAATGAAGAACAATTGCAGGAAGCAATACAAATCGTTTTGCATCAGCAAAAAGAACCGGGACAGCTTCAGCAGAAGATGCTGAACTTTTTTTCATTTGATCATTATAAAGAACGATTAGTACACAGTATTCGATTTTAA
- the asnB gene encoding asparagine synthase (glutamine-hydrolyzing) has translation MCRIAGIYDPTVKNLQQQIVHMRDSMKHGGPDDEGILVHQTLPLAFGHRRLSLIDLSAAGHQPMIDDQLTIVYNGEIYNYKELRNTLKHYGHQFKTESDTEVILKAYRQWGTDAFEYFNGMFALAILDEQKQELILARDHAGIKPLYYYIDDSCLYFASEMRAFQQVEKKFEENHNWQTAFLTFGHLPEPITTLKSVVPLEKGTAMIIQLPSLETKKQVFFEWKFSGKLKNEEEALQLLRETMEQSVERHLVSDAPIGLFLSGGIDSSLLTLIASRTQKENLHTLSIVFNEKAFSEDRFQQLIIDKTKAKHQSFLVTKDIFNEKLDDAMQAMDQPTLDGINTYFISMYAKEYGLKAVLSGLGADELFGGYPSFQQQGRMDMVKKMPDGMLRGLQHFPDHRIRKLSYAGTQNTASEYLSYRGIFTPVSVASLLGSTQKEVELELANLSEHYPINGLANGNRVSWLETNFYMQNQLLKDSDFMSMWHGLEIRVPFLDKEMMIMAGVIDAALKFKKSPPKYMLVKAFEQELPVEIWKRKKQGFTFPFEGWLKENEFIMPSTEDEKKFYKSFQKKRLSWGRYWCALLMSRFSQNAFHAAA, from the coding sequence ATGTGCCGCATTGCCGGTATATATGATCCCACAGTAAAAAATCTGCAGCAGCAGATTGTTCACATGCGTGATTCCATGAAACATGGAGGTCCGGATGATGAAGGAATTCTTGTGCACCAAACATTGCCATTGGCATTTGGTCACCGGCGTTTATCACTGATTGATTTGAGTGCAGCTGGTCATCAACCCATGATTGATGACCAGCTGACAATAGTATATAACGGAGAAATTTATAATTATAAAGAACTCCGTAATACACTGAAACATTATGGTCACCAGTTTAAAACTGAAAGTGATACAGAAGTTATTTTAAAGGCATACCGTCAATGGGGAACAGATGCCTTTGAATATTTCAACGGTATGTTTGCATTAGCCATCTTAGATGAACAGAAACAGGAATTGATACTGGCAAGAGATCATGCCGGTATTAAACCGTTATATTATTATATTGATGATTCCTGTTTATACTTTGCTTCTGAAATGAGAGCTTTTCAGCAGGTGGAGAAAAAATTTGAAGAAAACCATAACTGGCAAACTGCTTTCTTAACCTTCGGACATTTACCCGAACCCATCACTACATTAAAATCAGTTGTGCCTCTTGAAAAAGGAACAGCTATGATTATTCAGCTGCCTTCTTTAGAAACTAAAAAACAGGTGTTTTTTGAATGGAAGTTCAGCGGCAAACTGAAGAATGAAGAGGAAGCATTACAGCTTTTGAGAGAGACCATGGAACAATCCGTTGAACGGCATCTTGTATCGGATGCACCCATCGGTTTGTTTTTAAGCGGTGGAATTGATTCCAGTCTGCTGACCCTGATTGCAAGTCGTACACAAAAAGAAAATCTGCATACACTGTCGATTGTATTTAATGAAAAGGCATTTTCAGAGGACCGGTTTCAGCAGCTCATCATTGATAAAACAAAAGCAAAACATCAATCTTTTCTTGTAACCAAAGATATTTTCAATGAAAAGCTGGACGATGCCATGCAGGCCATGGATCAGCCAACATTAGATGGAATCAATACCTATTTTATTTCAATGTATGCTAAGGAATACGGATTGAAAGCGGTGCTATCTGGCCTTGGTGCCGATGAATTATTCGGCGGCTATCCATCTTTTCAGCAACAGGGAAGAATGGACATGGTGAAGAAAATGCCAGATGGAATGCTGAGAGGGTTGCAGCATTTTCCTGATCACCGGATCCGCAAACTCAGTTATGCAGGCACACAGAATACAGCATCAGAATACCTGAGCTACCGTGGAATTTTTACACCTGTTTCTGTTGCCTCTTTACTTGGAAGTACTCAAAAAGAAGTTGAACTTGAGCTTGCCAATTTAAGTGAGCATTACCCGATCAACGGGTTAGCTAATGGTAACCGTGTAAGCTGGCTGGAAACGAATTTTTATATGCAGAACCAGCTGCTGAAAGATTCTGATTTTATGAGTATGTGGCATGGACTGGAAATCAGGGTTCCATTCCTTGATAAAGAAATGATGATCATGGCAGGAGTAATTGATGCTGCTCTGAAGTTTAAAAAATCGCCACCAAAGTATATGCTGGTAAAAGCATTTGAGCAGGAACTGCCTGTGGAAATATGGAAGCGAAAAAAGCAGGGCTTTACGTTTCCGTTTGAAGGATGGCTGAAAGAAAACGAATTCATTATGCCTTCAACAGAGGATGAGAAAAAATTTTACAAATCATTTCAGAAAAAACGTTTGTCGTGGGGCCGTTACTGGTGCGCCCTGCTCATGAGCAGGTTTTCGCAAAACGCATTTCATGCAGCAGCGTAA
- a CDS encoding polysaccharide biosynthesis tyrosine autokinase, whose translation MIREIEQNIEKTRTSILENLKNIKQSYVVARNDLERQNTIIRKEMFALPEKESQIREIKRQQLIKNELFTFLLQKKEETGIQLASTLSNSKVFAEAEGSNTPVLPKRKNAYMLAVFFGILIPVIIILIRDLMNDRVTNKGDITKNTRIPVIGELGHNDKPETMVVVKNSRTILAEQFRIIRSNLQSVLKKERTPVLLVTSSFSGEGKSFAATNLAASIALTGKRTVILEFDLRKPKIISGLGIARTFGITHFIIGKVKLEDLPVPVPETDNLFVIACGPTPPNPSELLLDSKIKELFEFCRDNFDAVIIDTAPIGLVSDSMTLANFADATLFVVRQRYTFKKQLQLLEDLYQQKKFPGTSIIVNDIKVEGYNSYYGYGGYGYGYGYGYGYGYGYYDNDPKKNKWYNKVLQFVGIK comes from the coding sequence GTGATCAGGGAAATTGAGCAGAATATTGAAAAAACCAGGACCTCCATTCTGGAGAACCTGAAAAATATCAAGCAATCTTATGTTGTTGCCAGGAATGACCTGGAGCGGCAGAATACAATCATCCGAAAAGAAATGTTTGCTCTTCCGGAAAAGGAGAGCCAGATCAGGGAAATTAAGCGTCAGCAACTAATCAAGAATGAACTTTTTACATTCCTCCTTCAAAAAAAAGAAGAAACGGGGATTCAGTTAGCATCCACCCTGTCTAATTCAAAAGTATTTGCTGAAGCGGAAGGCAGCAATACGCCTGTTTTACCCAAGCGAAAAAATGCGTACATGCTGGCCGTATTTTTTGGCATCCTGATTCCTGTAATTATAATCCTGATCAGGGACCTGATGAACGACCGGGTAACGAACAAAGGAGATATTACAAAGAACACGAGAATACCGGTAATTGGTGAACTTGGGCATAACGATAAACCTGAAACAATGGTAGTTGTGAAGAACAGCCGAACTATTCTTGCAGAACAGTTCCGGATCATCCGGTCGAACCTTCAATCTGTTTTGAAGAAGGAACGTACCCCGGTTTTACTGGTTACCTCTTCCTTCAGTGGTGAGGGTAAATCATTTGCTGCCACCAACCTGGCGGCTTCCATTGCATTAACCGGTAAACGTACGGTAATCCTTGAATTTGATTTACGCAAACCAAAAATTATCAGCGGACTCGGTATTGCCCGAACCTTTGGTATTACGCATTTTATTATCGGAAAAGTAAAACTGGAGGATCTGCCGGTTCCGGTTCCGGAAACAGATAATTTATTTGTGATTGCCTGCGGACCAACACCGCCCAATCCTTCTGAATTGTTATTAGATTCCAAGATCAAAGAACTGTTTGAATTCTGCCGTGATAATTTTGATGCGGTAATTATTGATACAGCCCCGATCGGGCTGGTGAGTGATTCTATGACGCTGGCAAATTTTGCTGATGCCACTTTGTTTGTGGTACGCCAGCGTTATACGTTTAAGAAGCAATTGCAATTACTGGAAGATCTTTACCAGCAAAAGAAGTTCCCCGGCACTTCTATTATTGTAAATGATATTAAGGTAGAAGGTTATAACAGTTATTACGGCTATGGCGGTTATGGGTACGGTTATGGTTATGGCTATGGTTATGGCTATGGTTATTATGATAATGATCCGAAGAAGAATAAATGGTATAATAAGGTGCTGCAGTTTGTGGGGATTAAGTAG
- a CDS encoding polysaccharide biosynthesis/export family protein — MKIFIPDQIKNMMRKYCLLGILAITLFSACVSPEQLRKENVYFNEGLDTAKLAQYQLIEPIIQKGDLLQITISSRSSSSNQLFSQNYSSATVGSGAGSSNSSAGVSPSGYLVDITTGDIKLPLLGIIHADGMTKLDLEKEIIKRSSEYLKEDPIVNIRYLNFRVTFLGSVAQPGSKIFESERVSFLQALGEVGGVAPGGDLKTILLSREQNGKRTMHYIDLTKGDFFNSPNYYLKQNDVVYVAPTNRYLKTTDQSVTRTMQYVGFGLSALNIILLFITFFR; from the coding sequence ATGAAGATTTTTATACCGGATCAAATAAAAAATATGATGCGTAAATACTGCCTGTTGGGCATTTTAGCAATTACACTTTTCAGCGCCTGTGTTTCACCTGAACAACTGCGGAAAGAAAATGTGTATTTTAATGAAGGATTAGACACAGCTAAACTTGCCCAGTATCAACTGATTGAGCCCATTATTCAAAAAGGGGACTTACTGCAGATCACCATTTCCTCGAGGAGTTCGTCTTCCAATCAATTGTTCAGTCAGAATTATTCTTCAGCAACTGTAGGTTCCGGTGCCGGATCTTCTAATTCCAGTGCAGGTGTTTCACCCAGCGGTTACTTAGTTGACATTACAACCGGCGATATTAAATTGCCGTTGCTGGGAATTATTCATGCAGACGGTATGACCAAACTGGATCTTGAAAAGGAAATCATCAAACGTTCCTCAGAATATTTAAAAGAAGATCCGATTGTGAATATCCGTTACCTGAACTTCAGGGTAACCTTTTTAGGAAGTGTGGCTCAGCCGGGATCAAAAATATTTGAGTCAGAGCGGGTTTCTTTTTTACAGGCATTGGGCGAAGTAGGCGGTGTTGCACCGGGAGGTGATTTAAAAACCATCCTGCTTTCGAGGGAACAAAACGGTAAACGTACCATGCATTATATTGATTTAACCAAGGGTGATTTTTTCAACTCACCCAATTATTACCTGAAGCAGAATGATGTGGTATATGTGGCACCCACTAACCGCTATCTCAAAACAACTGATCAGTCAGTAACCCGCACAATGCAATATGTAGGTTTCGGTTTGAGTGCACTTAATATTATTCTATTATTTATCACGTTCTTTCGTTAA
- a CDS encoding UpxY family transcription antiterminator, with amino-acid sequence MGKTKNWYAVYTRPRWEKKICLHLEKKGLEFYCPLNKVRRKWSDRYKVIEEPLFKSYVFVYITEEEKGIVRLSEGVVNFVYWEGKPAVIKQAEIEMIRKFLKEYEDVQANPVNIAAGERVRVRTGLMMDTEGLVIKVVNNRAYVLLERLGYELTAQFEKSNLEPVTNN; translated from the coding sequence ATGGGAAAGACAAAAAACTGGTACGCTGTATATACAAGGCCCCGATGGGAGAAGAAAATATGCCTTCATCTTGAAAAAAAGGGGCTGGAATTTTATTGTCCTCTTAATAAGGTGCGGAGAAAATGGAGCGACCGTTATAAAGTGATTGAAGAACCCCTGTTTAAGTCGTATGTATTTGTTTATATTACTGAAGAGGAAAAGGGCATTGTGAGGCTTTCGGAAGGTGTGGTTAATTTTGTGTATTGGGAGGGAAAGCCAGCTGTGATAAAACAGGCAGAGATTGAAATGATCCGTAAATTTCTGAAGGAGTACGAAGATGTACAAGCCAACCCGGTGAACATTGCAGCCGGAGAAAGAGTGAGAGTGAGAACAGGATTGATGATGGATACCGAAGGACTGGTGATTAAAGTGGTGAATAACAGGGCCTATGTATTGCTGGAGAGGTTGGGTTATGAATTGACGGCACAGTTTGAAAAGAGCAACCTGGAACCTGTTACAAATAATTAA
- a CDS encoding DUF1624 domain-containing protein, which yields MNQRFYSLDVFRGATVALMILVNNPGSWAHIYAPLEHAPWHGLTPTDLVFPFFLFAVGNAMSFVVPRLQQGGDLIFWKKVVKRTFLIFIIGLLLHWSPFIKWSGDHIAFKTLDNLRIFGVLQRIAVCYFFASVIVYYFKQKGAFVFAAVLLLFYWMLSLLLGTPGDPYSLKGWFGTDIDKAILGEAHMYKGEGLAFDPEGLMSTFAAIVQVIFGYLVGDYIQKKGKTFEMIASLFVIATLLIITGFIWDMVFPINKKIWTSSYTVYTTGLAIYTIATMIYFIEFKQATGWLTKFFDVFGKNPLFIFVLSGFLPRLLGLIRIPNGINAEGIPKYLSPFGWFYEKICKLIPGIPENGSLFYALCMIVMYWAICYWLDKKKIYIKV from the coding sequence TTGAATCAACGATTTTATTCCCTCGATGTATTTCGTGGTGCCACGGTTGCTTTAATGATCCTTGTCAATAACCCCGGCTCATGGGCACATATCTATGCTCCTTTAGAACATGCTCCCTGGCATGGTTTAACCCCAACTGATTTGGTATTCCCTTTCTTTCTGTTTGCTGTTGGCAATGCCATGTCCTTTGTAGTGCCACGTTTGCAGCAGGGGGGTGATTTAATTTTCTGGAAAAAAGTAGTAAAAAGAACCTTCCTCATTTTTATCATCGGTCTGTTGTTACACTGGAGCCCTTTTATCAAATGGAGCGGAGATCATATTGCATTCAAAACACTCGATAACCTGCGCATCTTTGGTGTGCTGCAGCGTATTGCTGTCTGTTACTTCTTTGCATCGGTGATTGTTTATTATTTCAAACAGAAGGGGGCTTTTGTTTTTGCTGCTGTACTCCTGCTGTTTTACTGGATGCTTTCCCTTCTCTTGGGAACTCCCGGCGATCCTTACAGTTTGAAAGGCTGGTTTGGTACTGATATCGACAAAGCAATTTTAGGTGAAGCACACATGTATAAAGGAGAGGGGCTTGCTTTTGATCCCGAAGGATTGATGAGCACATTTGCAGCCATTGTACAGGTGATCTTTGGATATCTTGTTGGTGATTATATTCAGAAGAAGGGTAAGACCTTTGAAATGATTGCATCACTATTTGTAATAGCCACCTTACTCATCATCACCGGTTTTATCTGGGACATGGTCTTCCCAATTAACAAAAAAATCTGGACCAGTTCTTATACCGTATACACAACCGGGCTCGCCATCTATACGATTGCCACCATGATTTATTTTATAGAATTTAAACAGGCAACAGGATGGCTCACCAAATTCTTTGATGTGTTTGGAAAAAATCCACTGTTCATTTTTGTATTGAGTGGATTTCTTCCACGGCTGCTCGGCCTCATTCGTATACCAAACGGAATCAATGCAGAAGGAATCCCGAAATATTTAAGCCCCTTTGGATGGTTCTATGAAAAAATATGCAAACTCATTCCGGGCATTCCCGAGAATGGTTCTTTGTTTTATGCCCTCTGTATGATTGTGATGTACTGGGCCATCTGTTACTGGCTGGACAAAAAGAAGATCTAT